Genomic DNA from Catellatospora sp. TT07R-123:
CGGACGCTGGCCCGCCGGGCGTTCGCCGTCGACGCGGTCGCCACCGTGCTCGGCGGCGCCACCGCGGTCGCGGTGCTCGCCACCGGGCTGGCGCGCGGCGTCGACGGGGTGTGGCTGGCAGCGCTCACCGTCGCCACGCTGGCCACGGGCGAGCTGTCGCTGTCGCTGCTGGCCGCCGCCCGCAAGGGCGCCGAGATCCGGGGCAGCCTGCACCGGCTCACCGAGCTGCTGACCGCGCCCGGGGCCGCCGCCGCGGCCGGGCTCGCGGTGCCGGAGCGCGCGCCGACGCTGCGCCTGGCGGGTGCGACCGTGCGGTATCCGGGCGCGACGGCCGCCGCGCTGTCGGAGGTGGACCTGGAACTGCCGCCGGGGCGCCACGTCGCGATCGTCGGGCCGTCCGGGTCGGGCAAGAGCACGCTGCTCGGCCTGCTGACCGGTGCGATCGCGCCGGAGTCCGGCCGGGCCGACGCCGACGGCACCCCGATCACCGCGTACGACCCCGAGCGCTGGCCCGCCGCCGTGACCGGGCTGCTCGCCGACGCGTACCTGTTCCACGCCTCGGTGCGCGACAACCTGCTGCTGGCACGGCCGGAGGCGACCGAGGACGAGCTGCTGGCCGCGTGCGCGACGGCGGGACTCGGCGACTGGGTCGCCGCGCACGGGCTGGACGTGCGGGTCGGCGAGGACGGCGCCGGGCTGTCGGGCGGGCAGCGGCAGCGGCTCGCGCTGGCCCGCGCGGTCCTGGCCGACCCGGGGCTGCTGGTGCTCGACGAGCCGACCGAGGGCCTCGACCCGGCGCAGGCCGACGCGGTCCTCGCGGCGGTGCTGGCGCACCGGCGCGGGCGCGGCACGGTCGTGGTGACCCACCGGCTCGCCGGGCTGGACGCGTTCGACGAGGTGGTGGTGCTGGACGCGGGCCGGGTGCACGAGCGCGGAACGTGGGGTTGGGTGCGGGCGCACGGCGGCTGACACGAACCACTAGGGTGTGCGGAGAGTCACCGACCCGGCAGGGTCGGTCAGTCGAACGTCGGAGGTCAACGGTGGCGGACACGCTCTGGGACGAGTACGAGGTCTCCCCGGTCGAGATTGCGCTTCCCGGCGGGAAGGTCGGCCTGACGCTGCGGGCGTACCGCTCGGCGAGCGCGCTGACCCCGACCGACGTCAGCGACCGCGAGGACGACGACGACGTCTTCGCCGAGCGCGGCCTGCGCCGCCCGATCGGCCTGGCCGACGAGGAGGAGCTGCCGGAGTTCGAGTGGACCAAGGAAGCCCTCGACGAGATCGCCGCCGGCCCCGCCGAGGACGAGGTGGCCGAGCGCGCCGTGGAGGCCGCCGAGGACGAGGAGTCCGAGGAGTCCGCCGACGAGTCCGACCAGGGCGACGAAGAGGTCCCGGTCTTCCTGTCGCACAAGGGCAAGCTGCTGCTGTTCGCCTCGGCCAAGGGCCTGGCCGACTTCGTGCGCTCCAGCGCCCCGCACGACCTCAAGCAGCTCGAAGGCTGGGCGAAGCTCGCGAAGAAGGTCAAGGCCGACGACGTCGTGGCCGGCGACGACGACGCGTACGAGCTGGACCTCGTGGTGGAGAACCTGCGGGGCGGCCCGGACGCCTGGGACCCCGAGCTGCTGCTGCGCGCCGGTGAGATCGCCCGCGACATCAGCTACGCTCTTCGCCTCAAGCCGGTGATCGTGTCGCTGGCGCCCGGCTCCCCGCTCGACGACCTCGACGAGGCGCTGCGCGCCACTGAAGAGGGAGGCTTCGGCTCCTTCTTCGCCAAGCGCAAGCTCCGCAAAATCGGGGCAGAGCAGGCATCCATCGGCTGGCGCTCGATTATCGGCAAGATCTCTGCCGCCGTGGACTGGCGCGACTGACCCCTGAGCGGGCAACATCAGTCTTTGGCACACGAGGAGTCTTCGGGAGGAGGACGAGTCCGTGGCGCTCGTGCGGGTGTATTGCGGTATCGCTTCGACTGCTCCGGCGGTCGAGGACGACTCGCTGGGGGCCGTCAACCGGCTCACGGTGGCGGTCGTCGACGATTCCGGCAGGCTGCTGGAGTTCTGCGTCATCAACGACGATCCCGCTGGCTATGCCCAGGTGACGTCGATGCTCGCGGAGCGGTTCGGCGGCACCACGATGGTGACGGTCGCGGTCGACAGCGATGACCACCAGGTCATCTCGCTGCTGGCCACCTCCGGGCGGGCCATCGCCTACACCGACGACGAGAGCGCGGACGAGTTCGCCGACCGGTTCGCCGAGGACGACACGCTCGACGAGGTGAACGCCTCCGCCGACGAGCGGCGCGCCGTGGGCCTGGCCCGCGCGTTGCAGGCCGGTGCGCTGTCGGCCGTGGTCGGCCCGCCGCCGCGCGAGTTCGTCGCGTTCAAGCCCGTGCTGGCCGCGCACGCGGCGCTGGCCGTCGGGCGGCACGCCGCCGCGGTGGCGCTGCGCGAGGTGCTGCGCGAGCTGTACCCGGCCGCCCTGCGCGCGTACCCGGATCCCGCCGAGCCGGTGGCCCTGGCCGTGCTGGAGGCCCTGCCCGAGCCGGGCCTGCTGTCCACCCAGCCCGGCAGCCGCAGCCGCGAGAACGGCGCCACCGCCGAGAGCGTCGCCGCCCGGCTGGTCTCCGACGGCATCTGCGACTCCGCCACCGCGCTGGAGGCCGTGATGGCGCTGCGGGTGGCCATCGCCGAGACGCCGCGCCGCAACGGGGTCGGCAAGCAGCTGCTGACGGCGGTCGCCGACGCGGTCCGGTCCAGCGTCGCCGCGGTGCGCGCCAGCGACGACGCCCGTGCCGCCCTGATCGAGACCCTCACCGAGCGCTCGGCGCCCGTGGCGCCGCAGCAGCAGACCCTGGGCCGCCGCAGCGGCGTCCCGGTCACCTCCGCCCCGCCGGCCACCGCGGCCGCCGCGACCGGAGCCCGCCGCCGCACGCAGCCCATGCCGCTGAACCAGACCCCCGCGGCGCCGCGCCCGATGCAGGCCCCGCCGGTCGCTCCGGAGCCCGTTGCCGCCGCGCCGACCGCGCCCGAGCCGATGGACCGCCCGTCGTGGAGCCCGAACGCCGCGCCGGTCGAGCGCCCGTCGTGGAGCCCGAGCACCCCGCCGGTGCCGCCCGGCTTCGAGCCGACGCCGCTGACGGGCACGCCCGTCGTCAGCCCGGTCGCGGCACAGCCGCAGGCCCCGGCCCCCACGCCGGTCCAGCAGCAGCCGCGCCAGGTGCCCACGCCGATCCCGTCGCAGCGCGCGACCCGTGCCACGCCCGCCGACACCGGCAAGCCGTTCGTGCCGACGCTGACCAACGCCGCGATCAGCAGCGAGCGGGCCGCACGCGGGTTCAACCCGCAGCCGCAGCCCTCGGCGACGGACGTGCCCGCCGACGTGACCGGCTTCGAGCCGTCCTACGGCGACTACGCCGAGGAGTACGGCGACGACCCGCTGGGCATGAACCCGCCCGCCCGACCGGCCGCCCCGCCGCGGCAGGCCGCGCCGACCCCGCCGCCGGCGCCCGCCGGCTCCCGCGCCAACTGGCCGCTCAACAGCGAGCAGGACGAGGTCGCCCGGTCGGCCGACCGCTCCCCCGACCGGGTCACCCCGCCGTGGCTCGACGACGACCTGGTGCTGCCCGAGGCGCCGTCGCTGCGCGTGGTGGAGCCCATGCCCCGGCGCGGTTCCCGCGACGACGACGCCCCGCCGCTGCGGCTGGTCGACGACAGCGCGCTGACCGGCGCCCGGCCCAAACCGCACCGGACCGAGCGGGCCTCCAGCCCGGCCAGCGGCGAGGACGACGACCTGCTGATCTTCGCTTCGGTCTCCTCGGCCTGGTTCGCCGGTCCGAGCACCGAGGACGAGCTCACCTGGAACTCCGCCGCGGACACCGGCTGGCGTGCGGCCGAGCAGGCGGCCCGGCCGTCGGTCGGCAACGACACCACCGCGGGTCTGCCGCGCCGGGTGCCGTCGGCCAACCTGGTGCCGGGCTCGACGCCGGAGCGCGAGGAGCGGCCGCTGCGCATAGTGCGCGACGCCGCCGGCATCGCCGCGCACACCAGCAACTACTTCCGGGGCTGGCGCCGGGGCAACCAGGAGATCGGCGGCTTCGCCGTCGGCGGCCGCCCTGGCCGCGAGTCGGCCAACGGCTGGGACTTCAGCCGCGAGCACGAGCGCGACGACCGGGACGAGCGCGACGAACGCGACTACCGGGACATGCGCGACCACCGCGATCAACGGGACCCCCGCGACGACCGCGGCCAGTACGGCTACCGCGCCGCCAACTACCGCTGACCGTCGCCCCGACCGACCCGAGCAACCGCCCGCCGTTCCCGACGGCGGGCGGTTGCTTTTTGATCACCAGCAGTGAGCTGCGGAAACTGTGTCATTTCCCATACCGCAGGACTTGACCTTGCAGCGTGCGGGCGAGCACCATACCTGAGCGGCAGTGGATTCACTCACGTGCCGCGAGGCAACGCTGCTCGGCGGAAAGGCACGCGATGTACGACGCGACAGGTGGACTGAACCGGCGCTCCGCCCTCAAGGGCGGGCTGGGGCTGGTCACCGCAGCGCTGGTGGCCGCGTGTTCGGATCCCGTCGCCTCGGACGCGGGCGAGACCGGCGAGCTCGTCATCGGGGCCAGCCTGGAGCTGACCGGGACCGGCTCGGCGCTGGGCAAGCTCCAGGAGCAGGCGCTGAAGGTCGGCGTCGACGAGCTCAACGCCATCGGCATCCCGTACGGCGAGGGCCGGCTGTACATCCGCACCGTGGTCAAGGACAACGGCGGCAACCCGGCCACCGCGATGCAGAACATCAAGGACCTGATCGAGAACGACAGGGTCAGCGCGGTCGTCGGCGGCGTCACCGTGGAGACCGCCCGCGCCATGATCCCGGTCGCCGAGGAGTCCAAGGTCCCGCTGCTGTGCCTCAACAGCGGTGACGAGATCTCCGTGCCGCTGCCGCAGCGCAGGTTCGTCTACCAGCTCGGCCCCAACCCCTCCGACACCGCCTCGGTGATGGCCCGCGACCTGCGGCGCCAGGACCTGACCACGGTCGCCGTGCTGGCCAGCGGCGACGGCCACGGTGACGCGGGCGTGCACGCGCTGCCCCGCGCCCTGACCGCGACCGGCCGCACGCTGGTCGACTCGGTGCGCCTGCCCAAGTCCGGCCGGGCCTTCGACGCCGCCGCGCAGCGCATCATCGACGCCGAGCCCGACGCCGTGATCGTGTGGGCGCAGGCCCCGATCAGCGCTGCGGCCACCGCCGCGCTGCGCAACGCCGGGTACACCGGCAAGATCTTCCTGGACCCGGGTGCGGGCGCCGACGAGACCCTCAACGGCCCCAACGGGGCGGCACTGGAAGGCGCCTACATCGTGCACTCCACCGTGCTCGCCGGGGCACCGACGATGGCCACCACGCCGTCGGGCCGGGCGGCACGCGCCTTCATCTTCCGCTACATCCAGGAGTACGGGGCGTTCTCCGGCTTCGCGCCGTACGCGGCCGACGCGCTGAGCCTGGTGGCGACCGCGGCCCGGCGCGCCGTCAGCACCGACCCGCAGCGCCTGCGCGGCCGGCTGGAGGGCGGCCCGATCGAGGGCGTCTGCGGCGCGTACTCGTTCCAGCCCATCTCGCACGGCGGGCTGGAGCCCGACGCGCTGACGCTGTTCGTGGCGCGCCGGGGCGCCTGGGTGCGACTCAGCTGACCCCGTACGCCTAGACGGCCTCCTGCGCGACCTGAGGGTCGCCGGGAGGCCGTTGCCGTACCGGGCCGGAGCCCTAGAGGCGCGGCGGGTACGGCGAGACGCCGATCAGCCCGCCGTCCACGGGGGACGCGGGCCGATCGGCGTTCAGATCAGGTCAGGCGGGTGCGCCGGTGCGGGTCCGCCGCATCGACAGCACGTACTCGACCAGGGAGATCAGCACCTGCTTGGTCGACTCGCGGTTACGCGCGTCGCAGCTGACCACCGGCACGTCCGTCTGGATCGCGAGCGCGTCCCGTACGTCCTGGGCCTGGTGGTACTGCTGACCGTCGAAGCAGTTGATCGCGATCAGGTAGGGCAGCTTGCGGTGCTCGAAGAAGTCGATCGCCGCGAAGCAGTCCGCCAGCCGGCGGGTGTCGACCATCACGACGGCACCGATCGCGCCCCGCACCAGCTCGTCCCACATGAACCAGAAACGCGTCTGGCCCGGGGTGCCGAACAGGTAGAGGATGAGATCGCGGTCGATCGAGATACGACCGAAGTCCATCGCCACCGTGGTGGTCGTCTTGTTGGGAATCTGGCGCGTGTCATCCACGCCGACACCCGCCGAAGTCATAATCGCTTCAGTGGTCAGCGGCGTGATCTCCGAAACGGAACCTACCAGCGTCGTCTTGCCGACGCCGAAGCCGCCGGCGATGACGATCTTCGCCGATGTCACCCGTCCGCCCGCGCCGTTCGCGGCGGGGCGGTGTGACATGTCAGAGCCTCCGAAGTCCACTGAGTACCCTCTCCAGCAGTTCAGTGCCTACCGCGTCGTTGCTCTCAAACGACGTCGGCTCGTATACCGCGACCAGTCCATCGGCCGCCATGTCCGCGATGAGCACGCGGGCGACGCCGAGTGGCAGCCGCATCCGGGCTGCGATCTCGG
This window encodes:
- the cydC gene encoding thiol reductant ABC exporter subunit CydC, which encodes MSPILAFAAPFRWRLLGAGLLAALTEAAGLGLMATATWLLCTAAGQPPLVVLSVAIVVVRTLAIGRGALRYVERLAGHDAVLRMVTEVRARIFATLAERPAAAPALRRGDLLSRMVSDVDAVQDLMVRVLLPMASTGLVGVAAVAAAAFADPLVALVLAVGLLASGAALPVLAARLAARSGARLAPLRARYAVDTIDLVHGAADLAAYGARDRFEARGAAHAAELAATERTLARRAFAVDAVATVLGGATAVAVLATGLARGVDGVWLAALTVATLATGELSLSLLAAARKGAEIRGSLHRLTELLTAPGAAAAAGLAVPERAPTLRLAGATVRYPGATAAALSEVDLELPPGRHVAIVGPSGSGKSTLLGLLTGAIAPESGRADADGTPITAYDPERWPAAVTGLLADAYLFHASVRDNLLLARPEATEDELLAACATAGLGDWVAAHGLDVRVGEDGAGLSGGQRQRLALARAVLADPGLLVLDEPTEGLDPAQADAVLAAVLAHRRGRGTVVVTHRLAGLDAFDEVVVLDAGRVHERGTWGWVRAHGG
- a CDS encoding DNA primase, with the protein product MADTLWDEYEVSPVEIALPGGKVGLTLRAYRSASALTPTDVSDREDDDDVFAERGLRRPIGLADEEELPEFEWTKEALDEIAAGPAEDEVAERAVEAAEDEESEESADESDQGDEEVPVFLSHKGKLLLFASAKGLADFVRSSAPHDLKQLEGWAKLAKKVKADDVVAGDDDAYELDLVVENLRGGPDAWDPELLLRAGEIARDISYALRLKPVIVSLAPGSPLDDLDEALRATEEGGFGSFFAKRKLRKIGAEQASIGWRSIIGKISAAVDWRD
- a CDS encoding transposase; this translates as MALVRVYCGIASTAPAVEDDSLGAVNRLTVAVVDDSGRLLEFCVINDDPAGYAQVTSMLAERFGGTTMVTVAVDSDDHQVISLLATSGRAIAYTDDESADEFADRFAEDDTLDEVNASADERRAVGLARALQAGALSAVVGPPPREFVAFKPVLAAHAALAVGRHAAAVALREVLRELYPAALRAYPDPAEPVALAVLEALPEPGLLSTQPGSRSRENGATAESVAARLVSDGICDSATALEAVMALRVAIAETPRRNGVGKQLLTAVADAVRSSVAAVRASDDARAALIETLTERSAPVAPQQQTLGRRSGVPVTSAPPATAAAATGARRRTQPMPLNQTPAAPRPMQAPPVAPEPVAAAPTAPEPMDRPSWSPNAAPVERPSWSPSTPPVPPGFEPTPLTGTPVVSPVAAQPQAPAPTPVQQQPRQVPTPIPSQRATRATPADTGKPFVPTLTNAAISSERAARGFNPQPQPSATDVPADVTGFEPSYGDYAEEYGDDPLGMNPPARPAAPPRQAAPTPPPAPAGSRANWPLNSEQDEVARSADRSPDRVTPPWLDDDLVLPEAPSLRVVEPMPRRGSRDDDAPPLRLVDDSALTGARPKPHRTERASSPASGEDDDLLIFASVSSAWFAGPSTEDELTWNSAADTGWRAAEQAARPSVGNDTTAGLPRRVPSANLVPGSTPEREERPLRIVRDAAGIAAHTSNYFRGWRRGNQEIGGFAVGGRPGRESANGWDFSREHERDDRDERDERDYRDMRDHRDQRDPRDDRGQYGYRAANYR
- a CDS encoding ABC transporter substrate-binding protein gives rise to the protein MYDATGGLNRRSALKGGLGLVTAALVAACSDPVASDAGETGELVIGASLELTGTGSALGKLQEQALKVGVDELNAIGIPYGEGRLYIRTVVKDNGGNPATAMQNIKDLIENDRVSAVVGGVTVETARAMIPVAEESKVPLLCLNSGDEISVPLPQRRFVYQLGPNPSDTASVMARDLRRQDLTTVAVLASGDGHGDAGVHALPRALTATGRTLVDSVRLPKSGRAFDAAAQRIIDAEPDAVIVWAQAPISAAATAALRNAGYTGKIFLDPGAGADETLNGPNGAALEGAYIVHSTVLAGAPTMATTPSGRAARAFIFRYIQEYGAFSGFAPYAADALSLVATAARRAVSTDPQRLRGRLEGGPIEGVCGAYSFQPISHGGLEPDALTLFVARRGAWVRLS
- a CDS encoding ATP/GTP-binding protein is translated as MSHRPAANGAGGRVTSAKIVIAGGFGVGKTTLVGSVSEITPLTTEAIMTSAGVGVDDTRQIPNKTTTTVAMDFGRISIDRDLILYLFGTPGQTRFWFMWDELVRGAIGAVVMVDTRRLADCFAAIDFFEHRKLPYLIAINCFDGQQYHQAQDVRDALAIQTDVPVVSCDARNRESTKQVLISLVEYVLSMRRTRTGAPA